In Brachybacterium fresconis, the genomic stretch GCTCCGAAGGGGAACCGCCGCAACCGATGACACGCGGGACTGCTGCGGGATGTGCCGCGCTGCGCGCACCGGGAGGCCGGATGCTCAGGCTCCTTCTTGGAATAAGCGCGTCACAGACCTGCACAGATCTTAAGAGGCGCGGGTACGCGCGGGCACAGCAAACGAGCATGCTGGGCCGCACAAACTGCCCTCACCCGCCTGGGACCCCGTCGAATGCGACCGCTACGGCAGGCACCTCAGCACTCGCCTCCGCATGAGATCCTGACCGCGCCCCCGCCGGCACCGTTGCGCCGGCGCCGAGCGCCCGCTACTGTTGGCATCGGGTAGCAGTTCCATCGCGGACCACGCGCCAACTCCGAGAGGCAGCCCGAGTGGCTGCCTCTCGTGCTTTCCGGATCAAAGGGGACCGACTGCAGTGCTCGTGGCCTACCTGGACGAACTTGGGCATGTGGGCCCGTACATCAGTACAGGCCACAAAAAATTCAATCACAACCCGATCTTTGGGTACGGCGGAATCGTGTTGCCCGAGAGGCAGATCCGAAAGTTCGGCGCGAAGTTTGAACACCTAAAAGCTAGGCAATTTAGAAACGAAATAATCCCTTCCGGAAAGCATCCCAGAAGATGGGAGAAGAAGGGGTCTGAAATATTCAGCACTGGAGCTCACAGCAAGTATCCAGAGCGGGCCGATCTGATTGCAGATCTAGCCGATTATCTACGCAAACTGGACGGTCGCGTCGTGTTTTACGGACACCGCAAGCCGTTCGGCACGACCAAGGAAACCGGTCGCACTCCTAGCGAAACCACAACACTTGCACTGACCGAGGTCGTGCGGAGACTCTGCCGGTATGCCGACAAGCGCGACGAAAGTCTGATGGTTCTGTTAGACCGAGGTGGCCCAATGCCTCGTGAAGAAGCTATTACCGCGATGGCGAGCTTTATATATTCGTCTGACGAGCGATCCGTCAAGCGGATCGTAGAAGTTCCCGTCGAACTCGAGAGCCATCGTTACGGATCCGTGCAGTACGCCGATTGGCTCTGCTCAATACTTAGTCGCGCGAGCCACTATCACTTCTCGGATTCGAACGAATTTGCCTGGTCGCCGCCGGTCCTTGAACAAATTGTTGGTGGACGCATAATGCAAGGATCCAGAATCTGGCTGCCCGAACACAAATGGGCTGTGACCGAGAAGGCACTAGTACGCCCAGGCAAGTGGATCGACTCGGGCAAGGCGCGGAGTCTGAGCAGCGGACACACTGAGCACCTAACCCAGTCCGTGCGGGACGCCATCCGTCATTAACCGGCCACGCCCTCCGCAACTCGCGGCATTGCGTCTCGCAGCGGAGCGAGGAAGCGCAGTGCCGCGAGTTGCGGGCGCGGCGAAGCCGTGCCCTTGAAGGAGTAGGGAAACTTCTCACGGTTTCTGCGTTGGCTCCAGACATGACGCACAAGCCCAAGGCCCTGTCGTCCGGCAGGATCTCCCAAGGCTTGCTTCCGGAACCACCGCGATGGCGAGGCAACGTTTCGTCCTAGAGCATGGCAGGAGCCCCTGTCGCGGTCGGAACCCTGGGCGCACGCCGTCCTGTGCACCACGCTGCGAGTCCAACCTCGAGGAAGGACCCGCCATGTGCGGACTATTCACGCTGGCATTCGGTCTGAGCATTATTGATCAGATGCAACCCTGGTGTTCGTGAGGTGCTTGGGTCCTAGTGCCCGACGAAGGCCTTGAATGCGCACTCCGACCGGCAGCGCTCGTCACTGTCCGGGCAAGCGTCGACGTGAGCCCGCGCCTCGTGTAGCTGTGCTTGTAGATCGGCCAGGACCCGGAGCTGCTGCTCGACAGCGGAAATCTGTTCGGCCAGCAGAGGCTGGAGCGTGGCCTTGACTCCCGTGCAGGTGCCGGTGTCCGCGAGGTCGAGGAGGCGGCGGATCTCGGGCAGCTCGAGGCCGAGCCGCTTGGCCGAAGCGATGAAATCCAAGCGCTCCAGGTGGCCCACGTCGAAGTCCCGGTATCCGTTGGCGCTCCTGTGCGCGGTAAGGATACCGAGGCGCTCGTAATAGCGCAGCGTGCTCGTGGGCACTCCTGTGCGCTCGGCGACCTCGGAGATCCTCATGCTCCGACCATAGGGCGTTCCGACTTGACCTTCAACCTAGGTTCAAGGTCTAAGGTCGATGATATGACGTACGTGATCGCCCTGCCCTGCGTGGATGTGAAGGACCGTGCGTGCGTGGACGAGTGCCCGGTCGACTGCATCTACGAGGGGCAGCGAATGCTCTACATCCACCCCGACGAGTGCATTGACTGCGGAGCCTGCGAGCCGGTCTGCCCCGTCGAGGCGATCTACTACGAGGATGACCTGCCCGACCAGTGGTCCGCCTACTACCGAGCCAACGTCGAGTTCTTCGACGACATCGGCGCGCCAGGCGGGGCCGCGCTGCTGGGCATGATCGACAAGGACCACCCGATCGTCGCCGCCCTACCTCCGCAGAACGGTCAGGACAGCGGGTCCTGACCCCAGGCGGCTCGACCCTGAGCGCGATTGCGCGTCCAGCACTGGTGCGAGAACGAACCGAAGGAGACTCATGCGCGCGAGCGCGGAATGGATGGAGCGGCACCAGGTGGTGCTCTACGTGGCGGGCCTGGCACTCGGGGCTATCGTTGGATTGGCCTGGCCTGCGGTTGCCCATCCTGCGGAGCTGGCAATCCACCCGGTGCTGGCCCTGTTGCTGTACGCCACGTTCCTAGGAATCCCCTTCGACAGGATCGGGCGGGCGTTCAGGGACTGGCGGTTCCTCTCGACGATCCTTGTCGTCAACTTCGTCCTGGTGCCGATGATCGTCTGGCCGCTCTCTCGAATCGTCGCCCACGATCAGGCTCTCCTCGTCGGAGTCCTGTTCGTGCTGCTGACCCCCTGCATCGACTACGTCATCGTCTTCGCCGGACTCGCCGGCGGCGACGAGGAGCGGCTCCTGGCTGCGGCCCCGTTGCTGATGATCGCTCAGATGCTCCTGTTGCCGGTGTACATGTGGCTCTTCGTGGGTGCGGAGTTCGCCAGCTCCATCGAGGTCGCGCCGTTCGT encodes the following:
- a CDS encoding DUF3800 domain-containing protein, whose translation is MAYLDELGHVGPYISTGHKKFNHNPIFGYGGIVLPERQIRKFGAKFEHLKARQFRNEIIPSGKHPRRWEKKGSEIFSTGAHSKYPERADLIADLADYLRKLDGRVVFYGHRKPFGTTKETGRTPSETTTLALTEVVRRLCRYADKRDESLMVLLDRGGPMPREEAITAMASFIYSSDERSVKRIVEVPVELESHRYGSVQYADWLCSILSRASHYHFSDSNEFAWSPPVLEQIVGGRIMQGSRIWLPEHKWAVTEKALVRPGKWIDSGKARSLSSGHTEHLTQSVRDAIRH
- a CDS encoding MerR family transcriptional regulator, which gives rise to MRISEVAERTGVPTSTLRYYERLGILTAHRSANGYRDFDVGHLERLDFIASAKRLGLELPEIRRLLDLADTGTCTGVKATLQPLLAEQISAVEQQLRVLADLQAQLHEARAHVDACPDSDERCRSECAFKAFVGH
- the fdxA gene encoding ferredoxin encodes the protein MTYVIALPCVDVKDRACVDECPVDCIYEGQRMLYIHPDECIDCGACEPVCPVEAIYYEDDLPDQWSAYYRANVEFFDDIGAPGGAALLGMIDKDHPIVAALPPQNGQDSGS